A portion of the Micromonospora vinacea genome contains these proteins:
- a CDS encoding type I polyketide synthase: MSNPTTRPNDATDLADEGIEPIAIVGLAARLPGAADVHEFWRNLVDGVESVTELTREEQLARGATVNEVDDPGWVNRVPLVDGYDEFDAGLFGMTRREAELTDPQHRLFLETCHTALEDAGYDPSRYDGAVGVYAGTGGNLYLQRNVLRNQRVGGNPHTAVSIATGNSPNYVATNVSYRLDLRGPSMTVHTACSTSLVAFHLACEALRNGECDMALAGAANIELPHVGYLGMEGFTSPDGRCRPFDADANGTVWGSGVGVTLLKRLSDAIADGDTVRAVVLGNAINNDGAGKVGFTAPSVDGQMAVVAQAVAMADVDPRTITYVEAHGTGTAMGDPIEVAALSAVYTKDTDERGWCGIGSVKSNIGHLSQPSGIVSVIKTVLAMEHGLIPPTINFETPNPAVEFADTPFFVTNTLTKWDADGGPRRAGVSSFGIGGTNAHVVLEEAPAAYRDDRRVRPAHLLQVSAATPTALDAAVRRLADHLDGAADAGPEYLADIAHTLRVGRRQYAHRRAVVATDLPAAVAALRSPKRGPRAPQPLTDSPARAQVAFLFSGQGAQYAGMGAQLYAEQPSFAAAVDECAELLRPELGLDLRDLILGRDPAAGERLVETRYTQPALFTVEYALAVLWQAAGVRPAAMIGHSIGEYVAATIAGVLNLPDALRVVAGRGRLMQSVPTGSLLAVALDESVVAAQLPAELAVATVNGPGTCVVAGPTAAVEAFAATLDGKSKMLRTSHAFHSPMMDPILAEFTALMGTVTLRPPTLPFLSNVTGTWITAEQATDPAYWAAHLRQPVRFGDCVATLLAAGTWQLLECGPGRQLASLARMQVARAAPEQRPLAPLSSLPGPGDGTGDLATLLGAAGALWSAAVPVRFDDDPAARRVPLPTYPFERRRFWIDPDPEQPVVTAPVEVGPRPLPQWFAVPVWQQAAPLPAAEPLGRCLVLTAGPRGDALVAGLRAAGADPIVVRPGDSFAGTDNGYHLRPGVRADYDDLVAALTADAVPARFVHAFTLDGPPAGTDIAAVWAAQERGFFSALHLVQALAGAGLTSEDDGLALDLVTSGVGDVRGDDLRRPEHTTLAGLVRVLPAELPGLAVRLVDGDPAEDDVAAVVAELRRLLDPERAEVALRGRRRWLPGFEQVTVDSEVEAGALRDGGRYVITGGLGGIGITLAEDFATRARARLVLLARSGLPERERWDDHLAVHGDDRAGRAIAAIRRMEAAGAEVLVLAADVTDPADLRRVRDAAQAAYGGIDGIVHAAGLPGGGMAEVKERAEAERVLAPKLAGTLALAQVFGDLPLDFVVLCSSITAVVGGFGQVDYCAANAFLDAHARSGAGWRAPVLSQNWGGWAEVGMAVETAVPAGFRAAGRDTVTAAVDHPVLTTKVTGPDGTVLHGLVSAATHWLLDEHRIGGVPVVPGTAHLESVRAAVAAALPAPGPAAAVELRDVVFLEPFAVPEGTVAQYRVELTGTDEGGTEFAVRSLAGGRLRTHVRGGAGWTDEPAPAPQPATVVGRRVDDDASFGRGRTSMLTFGPRWAALREHHLADGEELAVVEAPASAADDLPVWGLHPALLDVATAFGRGQGSGTYLPLSYGRIVVRGSLPARFTSRLRHRTGGTDEVVAADLSLRDPDGRELVEISDFVLRRVDQGAVTGGLSGPAGDDAGAVPAPSTEDIRPVDGAEAFRRSLTAGLGAQVVIATRTVEDIRHRAGRVTSGNLAGDEAASGPAATGASAGTAGPGTELELAIARVWQDRLGVPEVGVDDDFFALGGNSLVAVQLIAAMRTATGVRLPMRSLFETPTVAGLAARIEELRVAAAETDEPVTPAPIPAIPRLPRA; the protein is encoded by the coding sequence ATGAGCAACCCGACCACACGGCCCAACGACGCCACCGACCTGGCGGACGAGGGCATCGAACCGATCGCGATCGTCGGCCTCGCCGCGCGCCTACCCGGCGCCGCCGACGTGCACGAGTTCTGGCGCAACCTGGTCGACGGGGTCGAGTCGGTCACCGAGCTCACCCGCGAGGAGCAGTTGGCCCGGGGCGCGACAGTCAACGAGGTCGACGATCCGGGCTGGGTCAATCGCGTCCCGCTGGTCGACGGGTACGACGAGTTCGACGCCGGGCTGTTCGGGATGACCCGCCGGGAGGCCGAGCTGACCGACCCACAGCACCGGCTGTTCCTGGAGACCTGCCACACCGCGCTGGAGGACGCCGGCTACGACCCGTCGCGCTACGACGGCGCGGTCGGCGTGTACGCGGGCACCGGCGGCAACCTGTACCTGCAGCGCAACGTGCTGCGTAACCAGCGGGTCGGCGGCAACCCGCACACCGCGGTGTCCATCGCCACCGGCAACTCGCCGAACTACGTGGCCACCAACGTGTCGTACCGGCTGGACCTGCGTGGGCCCAGCATGACCGTGCACACCGCCTGCTCGACCTCGTTGGTCGCCTTCCACCTGGCCTGCGAGGCGCTGCGCAACGGCGAGTGCGACATGGCCCTGGCCGGCGCGGCGAACATCGAGCTGCCGCACGTCGGCTACCTGGGGATGGAGGGCTTCACCTCGCCTGACGGCCGGTGCCGCCCGTTCGACGCCGACGCGAACGGCACGGTGTGGGGCAGCGGAGTGGGGGTGACCCTGCTCAAGCGGCTCTCCGACGCCATCGCCGACGGCGACACCGTACGCGCCGTGGTGCTCGGCAACGCGATCAACAACGATGGCGCCGGCAAGGTCGGCTTCACCGCGCCGAGCGTCGACGGGCAGATGGCGGTGGTCGCCCAGGCCGTGGCGATGGCCGACGTCGACCCGCGCACCATCACCTACGTCGAGGCACACGGCACCGGCACGGCGATGGGCGACCCGATCGAGGTGGCCGCGCTCTCCGCGGTCTACACGAAGGACACCGACGAGCGGGGCTGGTGCGGCATCGGCTCGGTGAAGTCGAACATCGGGCACCTCAGCCAGCCGTCGGGCATCGTCAGCGTGATCAAGACGGTGCTGGCCATGGAGCACGGTCTGATTCCACCGACGATCAACTTCGAGACGCCGAACCCGGCGGTCGAGTTCGCCGACACCCCGTTCTTCGTGACGAACACGCTGACCAAGTGGGACGCCGACGGCGGGCCGCGCCGGGCGGGGGTCAGCTCGTTCGGCATCGGCGGCACCAACGCGCACGTGGTGCTGGAGGAGGCGCCGGCGGCGTACCGGGACGACCGGCGGGTGCGCCCGGCGCACCTGCTCCAGGTCTCCGCGGCCACCCCCACCGCCCTGGACGCGGCGGTGCGGCGCCTCGCCGATCACCTGGACGGCGCGGCCGACGCCGGGCCGGAGTACCTCGCCGACATCGCGCACACCCTGCGCGTCGGCCGCCGGCAGTACGCGCACCGCCGCGCCGTGGTCGCCACCGACCTGCCCGCCGCGGTCGCTGCCCTGCGCTCTCCCAAGCGCGGCCCCCGCGCACCGCAACCATTGACCGACAGTCCAGCCCGGGCACAGGTAGCTTTCCTGTTCAGCGGTCAGGGAGCCCAGTACGCCGGCATGGGCGCGCAGCTCTACGCCGAGCAGCCCAGCTTCGCGGCCGCCGTTGACGAGTGCGCCGAGCTGCTCCGCCCCGAACTCGGCCTGGACCTGCGTGACCTGATCCTCGGCCGCGACCCGGCGGCGGGGGAGCGCCTCGTCGAGACCCGCTACACCCAGCCGGCCCTGTTCACCGTCGAGTACGCCCTGGCCGTCCTCTGGCAGGCCGCCGGGGTGCGGCCGGCCGCGATGATCGGCCACTCCATCGGCGAGTACGTCGCCGCCACCATCGCCGGCGTGCTGAACCTGCCCGACGCGCTGCGGGTGGTCGCCGGCCGGGGCCGGCTCATGCAGTCGGTGCCGACCGGGTCGTTGCTGGCGGTGGCGCTGGACGAGTCGGTGGTCGCCGCGCAACTGCCCGCGGAGCTGGCGGTCGCCACCGTCAACGGCCCGGGCACCTGCGTGGTGGCCGGCCCGACCGCGGCGGTCGAGGCGTTCGCCGCCACGCTGGACGGCAAGAGCAAGATGCTGCGCACCTCGCACGCCTTCCACTCGCCGATGATGGACCCGATCCTGGCCGAGTTCACGGCGCTGATGGGCACGGTCACGCTGCGCCCGCCGACGCTGCCGTTCCTGTCCAACGTCACCGGCACCTGGATCACCGCCGAGCAGGCCACCGACCCGGCGTACTGGGCGGCGCACCTGCGGCAGCCGGTCCGTTTCGGCGACTGCGTCGCCACCCTGCTCGCGGCGGGCACCTGGCAGCTGCTCGAGTGCGGCCCCGGCCGGCAGTTGGCCAGCCTGGCCCGGATGCAGGTGGCCAGGGCCGCACCGGAGCAGCGCCCGCTCGCCCCGCTGAGCAGCCTGCCCGGGCCGGGCGACGGCACCGGCGACCTGGCCACCCTGCTCGGCGCCGCTGGCGCGCTCTGGTCCGCCGCCGTGCCCGTGCGCTTCGACGACGACCCGGCGGCCCGGCGGGTGCCGCTGCCCACGTACCCCTTCGAGCGCCGCCGCTTCTGGATCGACCCGGATCCGGAGCAGCCGGTCGTGACCGCCCCGGTCGAGGTGGGTCCGCGACCGCTGCCGCAGTGGTTCGCGGTGCCGGTCTGGCAGCAGGCCGCGCCGCTGCCGGCGGCCGAGCCGCTGGGCCGCTGCCTGGTGCTGACCGCCGGCCCGCGCGGTGACGCGCTGGTCGCCGGCCTGCGGGCCGCCGGCGCCGACCCGATCGTGGTACGCCCCGGCGACTCCTTCGCCGGGACCGACAACGGCTACCACCTGCGCCCCGGTGTACGCGCCGACTACGACGACCTGGTCGCGGCGCTTACCGCCGACGCGGTGCCGGCCCGGTTCGTGCACGCGTTCACGCTGGACGGCCCGCCAGCCGGCACCGACATCGCGGCGGTCTGGGCCGCGCAGGAGCGGGGCTTCTTCAGCGCCCTGCACCTGGTGCAGGCACTCGCTGGCGCCGGCCTGACCAGCGAGGACGACGGCCTCGCCCTGGACCTGGTGACCAGCGGGGTCGGCGACGTCCGCGGCGACGACCTGCGTCGCCCGGAGCACACCACCCTGGCCGGGCTGGTCCGGGTGCTGCCGGCCGAGCTGCCCGGGCTGGCCGTGCGGCTGGTCGACGGGGACCCGGCCGAGGACGACGTCGCCGCCGTGGTCGCCGAGCTGCGCCGCCTCCTGGACCCGGAGCGGGCCGAGGTGGCGCTGCGGGGGCGGCGTCGCTGGCTGCCCGGCTTCGAGCAGGTGACGGTGGACTCCGAGGTGGAGGCGGGAGCCCTGCGTGACGGTGGCCGGTACGTGATCACCGGTGGCCTCGGCGGCATCGGCATCACCCTGGCCGAGGACTTCGCCACCCGGGCCCGGGCCAGGCTGGTGCTGCTGGCCCGCTCCGGGCTGCCGGAGCGTGAGCGGTGGGACGACCACCTCGCGGTGCACGGCGACGACCGGGCCGGCCGGGCCATCGCGGCGATCCGCCGGATGGAGGCCGCGGGCGCCGAGGTGCTGGTGCTCGCCGCCGACGTCACCGACCCGGCCGACCTGCGCCGGGTCCGCGACGCCGCGCAGGCCGCGTACGGTGGCATCGACGGCATCGTGCATGCGGCCGGCCTGCCCGGCGGGGGAATGGCCGAGGTGAAGGAGCGGGCCGAGGCCGAGCGGGTGCTCGCCCCGAAGCTCGCCGGCACGCTCGCCCTCGCCCAGGTCTTCGGTGACCTGCCACTGGACTTCGTGGTGCTGTGCTCGTCGATCACCGCCGTGGTCGGCGGCTTCGGACAGGTCGACTACTGCGCCGCGAACGCGTTCCTCGACGCGCACGCGCGCTCGGGCGCAGGCTGGCGGGCACCGGTGCTGTCGCAGAACTGGGGCGGCTGGGCCGAGGTCGGCATGGCCGTGGAGACCGCCGTGCCGGCCGGCTTCCGGGCGGCCGGCCGGGACACCGTCACCGCGGCGGTCGACCACCCGGTGCTCACCACGAAGGTCACCGGGCCAGACGGCACCGTGCTGCACGGGCTGGTCTCCGCGGCCACCCACTGGCTGCTCGACGAGCACCGGATCGGGGGTGTGCCGGTGGTGCCGGGCACCGCCCACCTGGAGTCGGTCCGGGCCGCGGTGGCCGCCGCGCTGCCCGCGCCCGGTCCGGCCGCGGCGGTGGAGCTGCGCGACGTGGTTTTCCTCGAGCCGTTCGCGGTGCCCGAAGGCACCGTCGCCCAGTACCGGGTGGAGCTGACCGGCACCGACGAGGGCGGCACCGAGTTCGCGGTGCGGAGCCTCGCAGGCGGCCGGCTGCGGACCCACGTGCGGGGCGGCGCGGGCTGGACCGACGAGCCGGCACCGGCACCGCAACCGGCCACGGTCGTGGGTCGCCGGGTGGACGACGACGCGTCGTTCGGGCGGGGCCGGACCAGCATGCTGACGTTCGGGCCGCGCTGGGCCGCGCTGCGGGAGCACCACCTGGCCGACGGCGAGGAGCTGGCGGTCGTCGAGGCGCCCGCCTCGGCGGCCGACGACCTGCCCGTCTGGGGCCTGCACCCGGCACTGCTGGACGTGGCGACCGCGTTCGGTCGGGGCCAGGGCAGTGGCACCTACCTGCCACTGTCCTACGGCCGGATCGTGGTGCGCGGTTCGCTGCCGGCCCGGTTCACCAGCCGGTTGCGGCACCGCACCGGCGGCACCGACGAGGTGGTCGCCGCGGACCTGTCGCTGCGCGACCCGGACGGCCGGGAGCTGGTCGAGATCAGCGACTTCGTCCTGCGCAGGGTGGACCAGGGCGCCGTCACCGGTGGCCTGAGCGGGCCTGCCGGCGACGACGCAGGGGCGGTGCCGGCCCCGTCCACCGAGGACATCCGGCCGGTGGACGGCGCGGAGGCGTTCCGCCGTAGCCTCACCGCCGGTCTCGGCGCCCAGGTGGTGATCGCCACCCGGACGGTCGAGGACATTCGGCACCGTGCCGGCCGGGTCACCTCCGGCAACCTGGCCGGCGACGAGGCGGCCTCCGGGCCGGCCGCGACCGGGGCGTCGGCCGGCACGGCCGGGCCGGGCACCGAGTTGGAACTGGCCATCGCCCGGGTCTGGCAGGACCGGCTCGGGGTGCCCGAGGTGGGCGTCGACGACGACTTCTTCGCCCTGGGCGGCAACTCCCTGGTCGCGGTCCAGCTGATCGCGGCGATGCGCACGGCGACCGGGGTGCGCCTGCCGATGCGCAGCCTCTTCGAGACCCCCACCGTGGCCGGGCTGGCAGCCCGGATCGAGGAACTGCGCGTCGCCGCGGCCGAGACCGACGAGCCGGTCACCCCGGCACCGATCCCCGCCATTCCGCGACTGCCCCGTGCGTGA
- a CDS encoding TauD/TfdA family dioxygenase — MSDTTATLPVVVESDGRTLTELITERRAELRAAVAEQGGLLFRGFDVGGVDGFDRVVRALAGEPLTYTERSSPRHAIKGRVYTSTDYPPDEEIFLHNENSYQARWPLTLFFYCITAPQTLGATPLADIRRVYREIDPAVREEFVRRRWMLMRNFHGDFGASWQHVFGTDDRAEVEAYAAANRITLEWVGRDGLRTRAVRDVVHQRPGSDIPRWFNHATFFHVSSLAKDLQEGLLAMFGADGLPSNTYYGDGGEIPVDVMDHLRAAYRAASVRFDYQRDDVLVVDNMTAAHGREPYTGPRKIAVAMAEPHTPDTDGAL, encoded by the coding sequence ATGAGCGACACGACCGCCACGCTGCCCGTGGTCGTCGAATCCGACGGCCGGACACTGACCGAGCTGATCACCGAGCGCCGCGCCGAGCTGCGGGCAGCCGTGGCCGAGCAGGGCGGGTTGTTGTTCCGCGGCTTCGACGTGGGCGGGGTGGACGGCTTCGACCGGGTGGTCCGGGCGCTGGCCGGTGAGCCGCTGACCTACACCGAGCGGTCCTCACCACGACACGCCATCAAGGGCCGGGTGTACACCTCGACCGACTACCCGCCGGACGAGGAGATCTTCCTGCACAACGAGAACTCGTACCAGGCGCGCTGGCCGTTGACGCTGTTCTTCTACTGCATCACCGCGCCGCAGACACTGGGCGCCACTCCGCTGGCCGACATCCGCCGGGTCTACCGGGAGATCGACCCCGCGGTACGCGAGGAGTTCGTCCGCCGCCGCTGGATGCTGATGCGCAACTTCCACGGAGATTTCGGCGCGAGCTGGCAGCACGTGTTCGGCACCGACGACCGCGCCGAGGTCGAGGCGTACGCGGCGGCGAACCGGATCACGCTGGAGTGGGTGGGCCGCGACGGGCTGCGTACCCGTGCGGTCCGCGACGTCGTGCACCAGCGGCCCGGCTCGGACATCCCCCGCTGGTTCAACCATGCCACGTTCTTCCACGTGAGCAGCCTGGCCAAGGACCTCCAGGAGGGGCTGCTGGCCATGTTCGGCGCGGACGGGCTGCCGTCGAACACCTACTACGGCGACGGCGGCGAGATCCCCGTCGATGTCATGGACCACCTGCGCGCCGCCTACCGGGCCGCCAGCGTCCGCTTCGACTACCAGCGCGACGACGTGCTGGTGGTCGACAACATGACCGCCGCGCACGGCCGGGAGCCGTACACCGGCCCCCGCAAGATCGCCGTGGCGATGGCCGAACCGCACACCCCCGACACCGATGGAGCACTGTGA
- a CDS encoding MbtH family protein produces the protein MAEPRFLVVRNDEEQYSIWPAGRDLPAGWYDVGFAGTREECLAHIDTVWIDMRPRSVRESAS, from the coding sequence ATGGCCGAGCCCCGATTCCTGGTCGTGCGCAACGACGAGGAGCAGTACTCCATCTGGCCGGCCGGACGGGACCTACCGGCGGGCTGGTACGACGTGGGGTTCGCCGGCACCCGCGAGGAGTGCCTGGCGCACATCGACACCGTGTGGATCGACATGCGCCCCCGTTCGGTGCGGGAGTCGGCGTCATGA
- a CDS encoding non-ribosomal peptide synthetase, whose product MTQEWTFPASFAQERVWTANQLDPGSPVFNISAPFGFPAGVTATQVAEALTQVVARHEALRTHLRMADGVLTQVVRAVEPVELPELDLTDLPADEQQARATDTLAELARTPIPLDAPPLWRARLVRFAADRLGLQFVVHHAVFDSHSAVLFDAELAAFTRAALTGAPADVPELPIQYADFAVWQRDQLTDDELDRQLAFWRDSLAGAPTVTGLPLDRPRPAQLGFAGDEVRFDLPDGLLDRVGQLAAGTSATPYMVLLATFAALLSRISGDPQVVVGVSTAGRDAAELAPLIGMFVNPVAVSCDLTGDPSGTELIGRVRAGLVGAMEHGQTPFQRIVEAVAAHRDPSVQPVFQTALNFIPDSGLDVVALGTTKDDLAFDITRGTSRLVYRTDLFDRATAETVVARYLRLLTAVVADPATRLSALPLLDDAERDLLRTWAGTGGEVVPTTVVAEVQRQAAATPAAAALLCDGVELSYAELSARANRLARLLVERGAGPETRVALLLPRSVELLVAILAVLKAGAAYLPVDTDYPANRIGYLLTDAEPTLVLATPQTAALAGADALVLDSTTAADLDDTDLLDDDRRSPLRPEHPAYVLYTSGSTGRPKGVLVEHRAVTAYLAWARGTYPGLAGTALLHSPISFDLTVTGLLGPLTAGGTVRLAGIDTPAARAGGPPTFLKVTPSHLPLLDDALSPTTDLVIGGEALTGEQLAGWRAAHPEVTVVNEYGPTEATVGCVAARIAPGRLVPAGPVPIGQATWTTRVHLLDAALNPVPPGVVGELYVAGAQLARGYLRRPALTAERFLPCPYGPPGERMYRTGDLARWRADGTLEYLGRRDDQVKVRGMRIELGEIESVLRARPDVDAATVVVRADGGEPTLVGYLVGPVDTAALAADLALELPAHMVPSAFVVLDALPLTPNGKLDTAALPAPAVATTDGFLAPRTDAEALVAEVYADVLQVEKVGVLDDFFALGGNSLRGMRAMARIRAEVDVELPMRALFSSPVVADLAAQIEARIAAELDELSETEVAALLVAEKDTPS is encoded by the coding sequence ATGACCCAGGAGTGGACCTTCCCGGCCTCCTTCGCCCAGGAGCGGGTGTGGACGGCCAACCAGCTCGACCCCGGTTCGCCGGTCTTCAACATCTCCGCGCCGTTCGGGTTTCCGGCCGGCGTCACCGCGACCCAGGTCGCCGAGGCACTCACGCAGGTGGTCGCCCGACACGAGGCACTGCGCACCCACCTGCGGATGGCCGACGGGGTGCTGACGCAGGTCGTCCGGGCCGTCGAGCCGGTGGAGCTGCCGGAGCTGGACCTGACCGACCTGCCCGCCGACGAGCAGCAAGCCCGCGCCACCGACACGCTGGCCGAGCTGGCGCGGACGCCGATCCCGCTGGACGCCCCGCCACTGTGGCGGGCCCGGCTGGTCCGCTTCGCCGCCGACCGGCTCGGGTTGCAGTTCGTGGTGCACCATGCGGTCTTCGACAGCCACTCCGCGGTGCTCTTCGACGCCGAACTGGCCGCGTTCACGCGGGCCGCGCTGACCGGCGCCCCGGCCGACGTACCCGAGCTGCCCATCCAGTACGCCGACTTCGCCGTCTGGCAGCGCGACCAGCTCACCGACGACGAGCTGGACCGGCAGCTCGCCTTCTGGCGCGACAGCCTGGCCGGTGCGCCGACGGTGACCGGCCTGCCGCTGGACCGGCCGCGCCCCGCCCAGCTCGGCTTCGCCGGCGACGAGGTGCGCTTCGACCTTCCCGACGGCCTGCTGGACCGGGTCGGGCAACTCGCCGCTGGCACGTCTGCGACTCCGTACATGGTGCTGTTGGCCACCTTCGCCGCGCTGCTGTCCCGAATCTCGGGCGACCCGCAGGTGGTGGTCGGTGTCTCCACCGCCGGCCGGGACGCCGCCGAGCTGGCCCCGTTGATCGGTATGTTCGTCAACCCGGTCGCGGTGTCCTGCGACCTGACCGGCGACCCGAGCGGCACCGAGCTGATCGGCCGGGTCCGGGCTGGTCTGGTGGGCGCGATGGAACATGGGCAGACGCCGTTCCAGCGGATCGTCGAGGCGGTCGCCGCGCACCGCGACCCGTCGGTGCAGCCGGTGTTCCAGACCGCGCTGAACTTCATCCCGGACTCCGGCCTGGACGTGGTGGCGCTGGGCACCACCAAGGACGACCTGGCCTTCGACATAACGCGCGGCACCAGCCGCCTGGTCTACCGCACCGACCTGTTCGACCGGGCCACCGCCGAGACGGTCGTCGCCCGCTACCTGCGGCTGCTCACCGCCGTCGTCGCCGACCCGGCCACCAGGCTGTCCGCGCTGCCGTTGCTCGACGACGCCGAACGCGACCTGCTGCGCACGTGGGCCGGCACCGGTGGCGAGGTGGTGCCGACCACTGTGGTCGCCGAGGTGCAGCGGCAGGCCGCCGCCACCCCGGCGGCGGCCGCGCTGCTCTGCGACGGGGTGGAGTTGAGCTACGCCGAGCTGTCCGCCCGAGCCAACCGTTTGGCCCGGTTGCTGGTCGAGCGGGGTGCCGGGCCGGAGACCCGGGTCGCGTTGCTGCTGCCCCGATCGGTGGAGCTGCTGGTGGCGATCCTCGCGGTGCTCAAGGCCGGTGCGGCGTACCTGCCCGTGGACACCGACTACCCGGCGAACCGGATCGGCTACCTGCTCACCGACGCGGAGCCGACACTGGTGCTGGCCACCCCGCAGACGGCCGCGCTGGCCGGGGCCGACGCGCTGGTGCTCGACTCCACGACCGCCGCCGACCTCGACGACACCGACCTGCTCGATGACGACCGCCGGTCGCCGCTGCGCCCGGAGCACCCGGCGTACGTCCTCTACACCTCCGGCTCCACCGGCCGGCCCAAGGGCGTGCTGGTGGAGCACCGCGCGGTGACCGCCTACCTGGCCTGGGCCCGAGGCACCTACCCGGGCCTGGCCGGCACCGCCCTGCTGCACTCGCCGATCTCGTTCGACCTGACCGTCACCGGGCTGCTCGGCCCGCTCACCGCCGGCGGCACGGTCCGGCTGGCGGGCATCGACACGCCCGCCGCTCGGGCCGGCGGACCGCCCACGTTCCTCAAGGTCACCCCCAGCCACCTGCCGCTGCTCGACGACGCGCTGTCGCCCACCACCGACCTGGTGATCGGCGGGGAGGCGCTGACCGGCGAGCAGTTGGCCGGCTGGCGGGCGGCGCACCCGGAGGTGACGGTGGTCAACGAGTACGGCCCGACCGAGGCGACCGTCGGTTGCGTCGCGGCCCGGATCGCGCCCGGCCGCCTGGTGCCCGCCGGGCCGGTGCCGATCGGCCAGGCCACCTGGACCACCCGGGTCCACCTGCTCGACGCGGCGTTGAATCCGGTGCCGCCCGGTGTGGTCGGCGAGCTGTATGTCGCCGGGGCGCAACTGGCCCGGGGCTACCTGCGCCGACCGGCCCTCACCGCCGAGCGGTTCCTGCCCTGTCCGTACGGGCCGCCGGGGGAGCGGATGTACCGCACCGGTGACCTTGCCCGGTGGCGAGCCGACGGGACGTTGGAGTACCTGGGCCGCCGCGACGACCAGGTCAAGGTCCGGGGGATGCGGATCGAGCTGGGCGAGATCGAGTCGGTGCTGCGCGCCCGCCCGGACGTGGACGCGGCAACGGTCGTGGTCCGCGCCGACGGCGGGGAGCCGACGCTGGTCGGCTACCTGGTCGGCCCGGTCGACACAGCGGCGCTCGCCGCCGACCTGGCCCTCGAGCTGCCCGCGCACATGGTGCCGAGCGCATTCGTCGTGCTGGACGCGCTGCCGCTGACGCCGAACGGCAAGCTGGACACCGCCGCGCTGCCGGCACCGGCGGTCGCCACCACCGACGGGTTCCTCGCTCCGCGTACCGACGCCGAGGCCCTGGTCGCCGAGGTCTACGCCGACGTCCTCCAGGTGGAGAAGGTCGGCGTCCTCGACGACTTCTTCGCTCTCGGCGGCAACTCGCTACGCGGCATGCGGGCGATGGCCCGCATCCGCGCCGAGGTGGACGTGGAGTTGCCGATGCGAGCGCTGTTCAGCAGCCCGGTGGTGGCCGACCTGGCGGCCCAGATCGAAGCGCGGATCGCCGCCGAGCTCGACGAGCTTTCCGAAACCGAGGTCGCCGCGCTGCTCGTGGCGGAGAAGGACACCCCCTCATGA